A genome region from Nocardiopsis exhalans includes the following:
- a CDS encoding heme ABC transporter ATP-binding protein, with protein MTGTATTPAASPLRRRLRQRFSTAVAPLTRVPARPEPVEPGTEVVRAEGVTVRRGGRALLDGVDLTVRAGELLALVGPNGAGKSTLLSALSGDVTGGPAKGERGSGTVSLFGRELGEWNPPQLALRRAVLPQEAAVSFPFSVTELVAMGRAPWAGLSSPAEDDALTRSAMEQVGVTHLAARRFPTLSGGERARVMLARVLAQDTGLLLLDEPTAALDIRHQELVLSIARTLASHGGAVIVVLHDLGLAAAYAHRVAVLSGGQVAAQGTPADVFSASLLSAVYQHEVEVLPHPRTGVPLVVPLRSPGCTRKRPQE; from the coding sequence GTGACCGGCACCGCCACCACCCCGGCCGCCTCGCCGTTGCGCCGGCGGCTCCGGCAGCGGTTCAGCACCGCCGTCGCGCCGCTGACCCGGGTACCCGCCCGCCCCGAACCCGTCGAACCCGGTACCGAGGTGGTTCGCGCCGAGGGCGTCACCGTCCGCCGGGGCGGGCGCGCCCTGCTGGACGGGGTGGACCTCACCGTCCGTGCGGGCGAACTCCTCGCCCTGGTCGGACCCAACGGCGCGGGTAAGTCCACCCTGCTCTCCGCGCTGTCGGGGGATGTTACCGGCGGCCCCGCCAAGGGCGAGCGGGGTTCGGGCACGGTGAGTCTGTTCGGCCGCGAGCTGGGGGAGTGGAACCCGCCCCAACTCGCCCTGCGCCGCGCCGTCCTGCCCCAGGAGGCCGCGGTAAGTTTCCCGTTCTCGGTCACCGAACTCGTCGCCATGGGCCGGGCGCCCTGGGCCGGTCTCAGCTCCCCGGCCGAAGACGACGCCCTCACCCGCTCCGCCATGGAACAGGTCGGCGTCACCCACCTGGCCGCCCGGCGCTTCCCCACGCTTTCGGGGGGTGAACGGGCGCGTGTGATGCTCGCCCGGGTCCTGGCCCAGGACACCGGCCTGCTGCTGCTCGACGAACCCACCGCCGCACTGGACATCCGTCACCAGGAACTTGTACTTTCCATCGCGCGTACGCTGGCGTCCCACGGTGGGGCGGTTATCGTGGTCCTGCACGATTTGGGGCTTGCGGCCGCGTACGCCCATCGTGTGGCGGTACTCTCCGGAGGACAGGTCGCCGCGCAGGGAACCCCCGCCGACGTGTTCAGTGCGTCGCTCCTCAGCGCTGTGTACCAACACGAGGTCGAAGTCCTGCCGCATCCGCGTACGGGGGTCCCGCTCGTCGTCCCCCTCCGGTCACCCGGGTGCACACGAAAGCGTCCACAGGAGTAG
- a CDS encoding heme/hemin ABC transporter substrate-binding protein, whose protein sequence is MPHAVPRPHLRGRPRPGRSAAALLAAACTLALTACTGEVAPVDEPADEGIPGLSENRLQILAETETPELPVTVDSVILDPYRTSSDPLEYEEVEVTDTSRILPLTGGLAEIVFTLGLGDSVVGRDVAATFDEAADLPVISEGHDVSAESVLALQPTVILADTQTGPPETIEQIQGSGVPVVIVEEAWSFDEMYPRFERVAEALGVPESGTRLVERTREQMASVRETSVEASGSPLVAFLYLRGTAGVYLLGGRGSGADAMLAEIGARDAGVEMGLDVAFTPITTEALIEAQPDVLLVMTKGLESVGGIEGLVEIPGVAQTPAGRNGAVIDFEDGVLLNFGPRTPQVITAMAEELAAITGEVESAEGSDAEDTAAEDDTP, encoded by the coding sequence ATGCCCCACGCCGTCCCCCGTCCCCATCTGCGTGGACGACCCAGACCGGGCCGCAGCGCCGCCGCTCTGCTGGCCGCTGCGTGCACCCTCGCCCTCACCGCCTGTACCGGCGAGGTCGCTCCCGTGGACGAACCGGCTGACGAGGGTATCCCCGGACTCTCCGAGAACCGCCTCCAGATCCTGGCGGAGACCGAAACCCCCGAGCTCCCCGTCACCGTCGACTCGGTGATCCTGGACCCCTACCGCACCAGCTCGGACCCCCTCGAGTACGAGGAGGTGGAGGTCACCGACACCAGCCGGATCCTGCCGCTCACCGGCGGCCTCGCCGAGATCGTCTTCACCCTCGGGCTCGGCGACAGCGTGGTCGGCCGCGACGTGGCGGCCACCTTCGACGAGGCCGCCGACCTGCCGGTGATCAGCGAGGGCCACGACGTCTCCGCCGAGTCCGTCCTCGCCCTCCAGCCCACGGTGATCCTCGCCGACACCCAGACCGGTCCCCCCGAGACGATCGAGCAGATCCAGGGCAGCGGCGTCCCCGTGGTGATCGTCGAGGAGGCCTGGTCCTTCGACGAGATGTACCCGCGCTTCGAACGCGTCGCCGAGGCGCTCGGCGTCCCCGAGTCCGGCACCCGGCTGGTCGAGCGCACCCGGGAGCAGATGGCCTCGGTCCGCGAGACCTCCGTCGAGGCCAGCGGTTCACCCCTGGTCGCCTTCCTCTACCTGCGCGGTACCGCCGGGGTCTACCTCCTGGGCGGACGGGGATCCGGCGCCGACGCCATGCTCGCCGAGATCGGCGCCCGCGACGCCGGGGTCGAGATGGGCTTGGACGTGGCCTTCACCCCCATCACCACCGAGGCGCTCATCGAGGCCCAGCCCGACGTCCTGCTGGTGATGACCAAGGGCCTGGAGTCCGTCGGCGGCATCGAGGGGCTGGTCGAGATCCCCGGTGTCGCCCAGACCCCGGCTGGCCGGAACGGCGCCGTCATCGACTTCGAGGACGGGGTCCTGCTCAACTTCGGCCCCCGTACACCCCAGGTCATCACGGCCATGGCCGAGGAACTCGCGGCCATCACCGGCGAAGTCGAGAGCGCCGAGGGCTCGGATGCCGAGGACACGGCTGCAGAGGACGACACCCCGTGA
- a CDS encoding DEAD/DEAH box helicase — translation MTVTQTTAEDRLSGLRAWQREAFEEYFRRQPRDFLAVATPGAGKTTFALTLASELLRQHAVRAITIVCPTEHLKKQWAEAAARFGIAIDPDFKNGQGALGRQYIGVAVTYAQVAAHPMLHRNRTEARKTLVIFDEVHHAGDALSWGDAVRESFDPATRRLSLTGTPFRSDINPIPFVDYVQDSAGVRRCSWDYSYGYGPALEDGVVRPVIFMAYSGEMRWRTRAGDELAARLGEPLTQDALSQAWRAALDPKGDWIKKVLQAADRRLTEVRKTHADAGGLVIASDHENARAYSRILRQITGKGATVVLSDDPTASKKITRFSKSDDRWMVAVRMVSEGVDVPRLMVGVYATSTSTALFFAQAIGRFVRVRKRGEVASVFLPSVPTLLEYAGEMERERDHVLDKQPSDDEYPEEDLLKEANKKKDTPDAGEELPFETMESAAEFDRALYDGLEYGGGAAGSSEEEDFLGLPGLLDPEQVSQLLRKRKADIHASQRKARGKAEPEEESGPTHEVLAELRKDLSNLVGAWHHRTGKPHGVIHNELRRACGGPPVAQASPPQIRERIAKLRAWAVGQK, via the coding sequence ATGACGGTGACGCAGACCACGGCGGAGGATCGCCTGAGCGGCCTTCGGGCCTGGCAGCGGGAGGCCTTCGAGGAGTACTTCCGCAGGCAGCCACGCGACTTCCTCGCGGTGGCCACGCCCGGCGCGGGCAAGACCACCTTCGCCCTCACACTGGCCAGCGAACTCCTCCGGCAGCACGCGGTACGCGCGATCACCATCGTCTGCCCCACCGAGCACCTCAAGAAGCAGTGGGCCGAGGCGGCGGCCCGGTTCGGCATCGCCATCGACCCGGACTTCAAGAACGGGCAGGGCGCCCTCGGCCGCCAGTACATCGGTGTGGCCGTCACCTACGCGCAGGTCGCCGCGCACCCGATGCTGCACCGCAACCGCACCGAGGCGCGCAAGACCCTCGTGATCTTTGACGAGGTCCACCACGCGGGCGATGCCCTGTCCTGGGGCGACGCGGTCCGCGAGTCCTTCGACCCGGCCACGCGCCGCCTGTCGCTGACCGGAACCCCGTTCCGCTCCGACATCAACCCCATCCCGTTCGTGGACTACGTCCAGGACTCCGCGGGGGTGCGCCGCTGCTCCTGGGACTACAGCTACGGCTACGGGCCCGCGCTGGAGGACGGCGTGGTGCGCCCGGTCATCTTCATGGCCTACTCCGGTGAGATGCGCTGGCGGACCCGGGCGGGCGACGAGCTCGCGGCCAGACTCGGCGAGCCCCTGACCCAGGACGCGCTCTCCCAGGCCTGGCGGGCCGCCCTGGACCCCAAGGGCGACTGGATCAAGAAGGTCCTGCAGGCGGCCGACCGCCGCCTGACCGAGGTGCGCAAGACCCACGCGGACGCGGGCGGCCTGGTCATCGCCAGCGACCACGAGAACGCCCGCGCCTACTCGCGCATCCTGCGCCAGATCACCGGCAAGGGTGCCACCGTGGTGCTCTCCGACGACCCCACCGCCTCCAAGAAGATCACCCGCTTCTCCAAGAGCGACGACCGCTGGATGGTCGCGGTCCGGATGGTCTCCGAGGGCGTGGACGTGCCCCGCCTGATGGTCGGCGTGTACGCGACCTCCACCAGCACGGCGCTGTTCTTCGCGCAGGCCATCGGCCGCTTCGTGCGGGTGCGCAAACGAGGCGAGGTGGCGTCGGTGTTCCTGCCGTCGGTGCCGACCCTGCTGGAGTACGCGGGGGAGATGGAGCGCGAGCGCGACCACGTCCTGGACAAGCAGCCCTCGGACGACGAGTACCCGGAGGAGGACCTCCTCAAGGAGGCCAACAAGAAGAAGGACACTCCGGACGCGGGGGAGGAGCTCCCCTTCGAGACCATGGAGTCCGCGGCCGAGTTCGACCGCGCGCTCTACGACGGCCTGGAGTACGGCGGCGGCGCGGCCGGCTCCAGCGAGGAGGAGGACTTCCTCGGACTGCCCGGGCTGCTCGACCCGGAACAGGTCTCCCAGCTGTTGCGCAAGCGCAAGGCCGACATCCACGCGAGTCAGCGCAAGGCCAGGGGCAAGGCGGAGCCGGAGGAGGAGTCGGGGCCCACCCACGAGGTCCTCGCCGAGCTGCGCAAGGACCTCAGCAACCTGGTCGGCGCCTGGCACCACCGCACCGGGAAGCCGCACGGGGTGATCCACAACGAACTGCGCCGGGCCTGCGGGGGGCCGCCGGTCGCGCAGGCCAGCCCGCCGCAGATCCGCGAGCGCATCGCCAAGCTGCGGGCCTGGGCCGTGGGCCAGAAATAG
- a CDS encoding class E sortase: MVSTTERQSHDEPHPSDEGRERAPRGRRRRARKPRTTPGDVVRGFVRFFGEILLTAGLLMLFYAAYEVYGSQWETDREQQGLADGLDEAWAVADERGPDSEPLPGSADSRLYVPDLDLDWVVVNGTEPDDIRYSPGRYTQYDSAPGELGNYGVAAHRTPGLFWDLDLLDEGDVMVLEDGENFYTYEVFREETVLPEDFWVVTPDPFEEASEEEPGRALLTLTTCAPKLNNTHRLIVWAELTETTPKSEGMPDSIAHMAPDA; encoded by the coding sequence TTGGTGTCCACAACTGAACGGCAGTCCCACGATGAGCCCCACCCCTCGGACGAGGGCCGGGAGCGGGCCCCGCGGGGCCGACGGCGTCGTGCCCGCAAACCGAGGACCACCCCGGGCGACGTCGTCCGCGGGTTCGTCCGGTTCTTCGGCGAGATCCTCCTGACGGCGGGTCTGCTGATGCTCTTCTACGCCGCCTACGAGGTGTACGGTTCCCAGTGGGAGACCGACCGTGAGCAGCAGGGTCTGGCTGACGGCCTGGACGAGGCGTGGGCCGTCGCCGATGAGCGGGGACCGGACTCCGAACCCCTCCCGGGCAGCGCCGACAGCCGCCTCTACGTCCCGGACCTGGACCTGGACTGGGTGGTGGTCAACGGCACCGAGCCCGACGACATCCGCTACAGCCCCGGCCGCTACACCCAGTACGACAGCGCCCCCGGCGAACTCGGAAACTACGGGGTCGCGGCGCACCGCACCCCCGGCCTGTTCTGGGACCTCGACCTGCTGGACGAGGGCGACGTCATGGTGCTGGAGGACGGCGAGAACTTCTACACCTACGAGGTCTTCCGCGAGGAGACCGTCCTGCCCGAGGACTTCTGGGTGGTCACCCCGGACCCCTTCGAGGAGGCCTCCGAGGAGGAGCCCGGCCGGGCCCTGCTCACCCTCACCACCTGTGCCCCCAAGCTGAACAACACGCACCGGCTCATCGTGTGGGCGGAACTGACCGAGACCACGCCCAAGTCCGAGGGCATGCCCGACAGCATCGCCCACATGGCGCCGGACGCGTAG
- a CDS encoding nicotinamidase codes for MTRALIVVDVQNDFCEGGSLGVNGGARTAAAVTEHARAGGYDHVVATRDHHIDPGAHFSENPDFVDSWPRHCEVGTAGAEFHADFDASVAEEVFSKGQYTAAYSGFEGTAGDGETTLAGWLRSRGVDEVDVVGIATDHCVRATALDANGEGFRTRVLLGLTAGVARPTVDSALAELREAGVDLEGEPLVG; via the coding sequence ATGACCAGGGCACTCATCGTGGTGGACGTACAGAACGACTTCTGCGAGGGCGGGAGCCTGGGTGTGAACGGCGGGGCCCGTACCGCGGCCGCCGTCACCGAGCACGCGCGCGCGGGCGGCTACGACCACGTGGTGGCCACTCGCGACCACCACATCGACCCCGGTGCGCACTTCTCGGAGAACCCCGACTTCGTGGACAGCTGGCCCCGGCACTGCGAGGTGGGCACCGCCGGTGCGGAGTTCCACGCCGACTTCGACGCCTCCGTGGCCGAGGAGGTCTTCAGCAAGGGCCAGTACACGGCGGCCTACAGCGGTTTCGAGGGCACGGCCGGGGACGGCGAGACGACCCTGGCCGGGTGGCTGCGTTCGCGTGGCGTGGACGAGGTGGACGTGGTGGGGATCGCCACCGACCACTGCGTCCGCGCGACCGCCCTGGACGCCAACGGCGAGGGTTTCCGGACCAGGGTGCTGCTGGGTCTGACCGCCGGGGTGGCCCGGCCGACGGTGGACTCGGCCCTGGCTGAGCTGCGCGAGGCGGGCGTGGACCTGGAGGGCGAACCGCTGGTCGGCTGA
- a CDS encoding tryptophan--tRNA ligase: MAASTYLTGIKPTGDFHLGNYIGAIKPALAAAEVYDTFYFIADYHALNIIKDADELRQSIRSGAATWLACGLDPERTVFYRQSSIPETFELTTILSTLTPKGLMNRAHAYKAARDRNNEAGITELDAGINMGLYNYPVLMAADILIMEGERVPVGRDQSQHIEYTADIAGYFNHRYGDSYSFPIPKGVIDDSEASILPGTDGRKMSKSYDNHIPLFLPEKKLRKAINRIPTDSTPVEDPKNPDTSIPFQLLTHFADADKVADVRKRLEAGGMGWGDLKKELFEAVNTELGPKRERYEELMASETELDDILDAGLERARERARRVLTNVRAAIGID, encoded by the coding sequence ATGGCAGCGAGCACCTATCTGACCGGGATCAAGCCCACCGGCGATTTCCACCTGGGCAACTACATCGGCGCGATCAAGCCCGCCCTGGCGGCGGCCGAGGTCTACGACACCTTCTACTTCATCGCGGACTACCACGCGCTCAACATCATCAAGGACGCGGACGAACTCCGTCAGAGCATCCGGTCGGGAGCTGCCACCTGGCTGGCCTGCGGACTCGACCCCGAGCGCACGGTCTTCTACCGGCAGTCCAGCATCCCCGAGACCTTCGAGCTCACCACCATCCTGAGCACCCTCACCCCCAAGGGCCTCATGAACCGCGCGCACGCCTACAAGGCCGCGCGCGACCGCAACAACGAGGCCGGGATCACCGAGCTCGACGCCGGAATCAACATGGGGCTGTACAACTACCCCGTGCTGATGGCCGCGGACATCCTCATCATGGAGGGCGAACGCGTCCCCGTGGGTCGCGACCAGTCCCAGCACATCGAGTACACCGCCGACATCGCCGGGTACTTCAACCACCGGTACGGCGACAGCTACAGCTTCCCCATCCCCAAGGGCGTCATCGACGACAGCGAAGCGAGCATCCTGCCCGGTACCGACGGCCGCAAGATGAGCAAGTCCTACGACAACCACATCCCGCTCTTCCTGCCGGAGAAGAAGCTCCGCAAAGCCATCAACCGGATCCCCACGGACTCCACCCCGGTCGAGGACCCCAAGAACCCGGACACCTCGATCCCCTTCCAGCTGCTCACGCACTTCGCCGACGCCGACAAGGTGGCCGACGTGCGCAAGCGCCTCGAAGCGGGCGGCATGGGCTGGGGCGACCTGAAGAAGGAGCTCTTCGAGGCGGTCAACACCGAACTCGGCCCCAAGCGCGAGCGCTACGAGGAGCTCATGGCCTCCGAGACCGAGCTTGACGACATCCTCGACGCCGGTCTCGAGCGCGCCCGCGAGAGGGCCCGCCGGGTGCTGACCAACGTCCGCGCGGCCATCGGCATCGACTAG
- a CDS encoding zinc metalloprotease: MIGRSPRGGSAATWSGLTLCALALTGLVATTLPEPADSQPPGPGSVAAFDDHCPPGQEPWAPDSADTAARESQNRVADPGAGTAEGVEVTPEQAAEYEEQLREALVAQRGRELAPPHTVPVVVHVISAEDGRGDVSDRRIRDQIDVLNRAFRGDYARGSEGTDTGFRFELSAVTRHADNVWFGDFNRHRDTIRSRLRQGGPETLNVYTTALDSGLLGYSTFPQNYANHPAQDGVVVAHDTLPGGERDRFNEGHTGTHEVGHWLGLFHTFQNGCQSPGDYVDDTPYEREAAAGCPKGRNTCPHLPGKDPVTNFMNYSDDLCMTHFTQGQARRMIDHWDAFRGDTARA; the protein is encoded by the coding sequence GTGATTGGACGAAGCCCGCGCGGAGGCTCAGCCGCGACCTGGTCCGGCCTGACCCTGTGCGCACTCGCGCTGACCGGTCTGGTGGCGACCACGCTGCCGGAGCCCGCCGATTCCCAGCCCCCGGGGCCCGGGTCGGTGGCCGCGTTCGACGACCACTGTCCTCCCGGGCAGGAGCCCTGGGCGCCCGACAGTGCCGACACGGCGGCCCGGGAGTCGCAGAACCGGGTCGCCGACCCCGGTGCGGGCACCGCGGAGGGGGTGGAGGTCACCCCGGAGCAGGCCGCCGAGTACGAGGAACAGCTGCGCGAGGCGCTGGTCGCCCAGCGTGGCCGCGAGCTCGCCCCACCACACACGGTTCCGGTGGTCGTCCACGTGATCTCCGCCGAGGACGGCCGGGGTGACGTGAGCGACCGGCGGATCCGGGACCAGATCGACGTGCTCAACCGCGCCTTCCGGGGGGACTACGCGCGCGGCTCCGAGGGAACCGACACGGGCTTTCGCTTCGAGCTCTCCGCCGTCACCCGCCACGCCGACAACGTCTGGTTCGGCGACTTCAACCGGCACCGCGACACCATCCGGTCCCGCCTGCGCCAGGGCGGTCCCGAGACCCTGAACGTCTACACCACCGCACTCGACTCCGGGCTGCTCGGTTACTCGACCTTCCCGCAGAACTACGCGAACCACCCGGCACAGGACGGCGTGGTCGTCGCGCACGACACCCTTCCGGGCGGTGAGCGCGACCGCTTCAACGAGGGCCACACCGGCACCCACGAGGTGGGCCACTGGCTGGGGCTGTTCCACACGTTCCAGAACGGCTGCCAGAGCCCGGGCGACTACGTGGACGACACCCCGTACGAACGTGAGGCCGCGGCGGGCTGCCCGAAGGGCCGGAACACCTGCCCTCACCTGCCGGGCAAGGACCCCGTCACCAACTTCATGAACTACAGCGACGACCTCTGCATGACCCACTTCACCCAGGGCCAGGCCCGCCGCATGATCGACCACTGGGACGCCTTCCGCGGCGACACCGCCCGCGCCTGA
- a CDS encoding FecCD family ABC transporter permease — MTALSERSASSDTTTEPDPDSGGRVLRRLRAGLLLGGLTVSLVVVAVIAAGVGAYPIPAGQVAASILRAMGLDVGTAPDQIAHTVLWDVRLPRVVLAIMVGAALGSAGAMMQGIFGNPLAEPGVIGVSSGAAVGAIVVIFTGLTVFGHWTIIASSFVFGLATTLFVYVFARSRGRTEVVTLLLTGIAVNAIAGAAIGLMTNFSQDAEIQTITFWQLGSVSTATWSKVAAIAPCLFLGLLVIPVYARRLDLLALGEGPARHLGVDVERMRLVLIGAMALLTSAAVAFAGIVAFVGLVVPHIIRMITGPGHRVLLPASALGGGLLLLAADLLARTVAAPAEIPLGVVTAALGGPFFFYLLHRTRAKQGGWS; from the coding sequence GTGACCGCCCTCTCCGAACGCTCCGCGAGCAGCGACACCACCACCGAACCCGATCCGGACAGCGGTGGCCGCGTCCTGCGCCGACTGCGCGCCGGACTCCTCCTGGGCGGCCTCACGGTCAGCCTCGTGGTCGTCGCCGTCATCGCTGCCGGGGTCGGTGCCTACCCCATCCCCGCGGGCCAGGTCGCCGCGTCGATCCTGCGTGCCATGGGCCTCGACGTGGGCACCGCCCCGGACCAGATCGCGCACACCGTCCTGTGGGACGTGCGCCTGCCCCGCGTCGTACTCGCGATCATGGTCGGCGCCGCCCTGGGCAGCGCGGGCGCCATGATGCAGGGCATCTTCGGCAACCCGCTGGCCGAACCCGGTGTGATCGGTGTCTCCTCCGGAGCCGCCGTCGGCGCGATCGTCGTCATCTTCACCGGACTCACCGTCTTCGGCCACTGGACGATCATCGCGTCGTCCTTCGTGTTCGGCCTGGCCACGACCCTGTTCGTGTACGTCTTCGCGCGCTCGCGCGGCCGCACAGAGGTCGTCACCCTGTTGCTCACCGGGATCGCGGTCAACGCCATCGCCGGGGCCGCGATCGGGCTGATGACCAACTTCTCCCAGGACGCCGAGATCCAGACCATCACCTTCTGGCAGCTGGGCAGCGTCTCCACCGCCACCTGGTCCAAGGTCGCCGCGATCGCGCCGTGCCTCTTCCTGGGCCTGCTGGTCATCCCGGTCTACGCCCGCCGCCTGGACCTGCTCGCGCTCGGCGAGGGACCCGCCCGCCACCTGGGCGTGGACGTCGAGCGCATGCGCCTGGTGCTCATCGGCGCGATGGCCCTGCTCACCTCGGCCGCGGTCGCCTTCGCCGGGATCGTCGCCTTCGTCGGCCTCGTCGTCCCGCACATCATCCGCATGATCACCGGGCCCGGCCACCGCGTGCTGCTGCCTGCCTCCGCCCTCGGCGGCGGCCTGCTGTTGCTCGCCGCCGACCTGCTGGCCCGCACCGTCGCCGCTCCGGCCGAGATCCCGCTCGGGGTCGTCACCGCGGCCCTGGGCGGACCGTTCTTCTTCTACCTGCTGCACCGCACCCGCGCCAAGCAAGGAGGCTGGTCGTGA
- a CDS encoding cell wall protein has protein sequence MAAVAAAAVLSASVPATAFADSVDDIVNPRITTVNRTDGLAPEGDTVTVSGTGHDPGSRIEITTRAVPAEAADTEDADESAVLDTENTVLTEVDEDGLFTVDLDTGVDFAAEAGLDATGDPFEIVLTEAEDGDGESERGGWAEGDAPAESPGESTAESTTESAAESGEPSPDEVVSAPGPGRSAPVLAPAAPRNAPTRAASVVAVVPVSFAAPANAPQAQPPTTNPPQSPNAPQTQAAPQTVPQNPADLTLTVSKTSGLDPDGESVTVTGNGYDTSKGIYVALCDTANASATQAPSPCIGGVDMDGGGGASAWVSSNPPPYGEGLATPYTGSGTNGGFTVELTVKGSDEHTDCLSAATDCAVVTRNDHTRSSDRGQDKFVPVTFSGQTGDPGSGGSGGSGSGSGNGSGSGSGDSGNNSTGNGAGGNSSGSGSGSSAGGSGSGGGSSLPTTGTALTGLVLAAAVAVLAGAVAMFAARRRTGEDPATTA, from the coding sequence ATGGCCGCCGTGGCGGCGGCGGCGGTTCTTTCCGCCTCCGTCCCCGCGACGGCGTTCGCCGACTCGGTCGACGACATCGTCAACCCCCGCATCACCACCGTGAACCGCACCGATGGGCTCGCCCCCGAGGGCGACACCGTCACGGTCTCCGGTACCGGACACGACCCCGGCAGCCGGATCGAGATCACCACCCGGGCCGTGCCCGCCGAGGCGGCCGACACCGAGGACGCCGACGAGTCCGCGGTCCTGGACACCGAGAACACCGTCCTGACCGAGGTCGACGAGGACGGGCTCTTCACCGTGGACCTCGACACCGGCGTCGACTTCGCCGCCGAGGCCGGTCTGGACGCGACCGGGGACCCCTTCGAGATCGTTCTGACCGAGGCCGAGGACGGCGACGGCGAATCCGAGCGTGGCGGCTGGGCCGAAGGCGATGCCCCGGCCGAGAGCCCGGGGGAAAGCACGGCGGAGAGCACCACGGAGAGCGCTGCCGAGAGCGGTGAGCCCTCCCCGGACGAGGTCGTCTCCGCCCCCGGCCCCGGCCGCAGCGCCCCGGTGCTCGCCCCAGCGGCACCCAGGAACGCTCCGACACGGGCCGCCTCGGTCGTCGCCGTGGTCCCGGTGAGCTTCGCCGCCCCGGCGAACGCGCCCCAGGCCCAGCCGCCGACCACGAACCCGCCCCAGTCCCCGAACGCTCCGCAGACCCAGGCCGCGCCGCAGACGGTGCCGCAGAATCCGGCCGACCTGACGCTGACGGTCTCCAAGACCAGCGGGCTCGACCCCGACGGTGAGAGCGTCACCGTGACCGGCAACGGTTACGACACGTCCAAGGGCATCTACGTCGCCCTGTGCGACACCGCCAACGCCAGCGCCACCCAGGCGCCCAGCCCCTGCATCGGCGGCGTGGACATGGACGGCGGTGGCGGGGCCTCGGCCTGGGTCTCCAGCAACCCGCCGCCCTACGGCGAGGGCCTGGCCACCCCCTACACCGGCAGCGGAACCAACGGCGGGTTCACCGTCGAGCTGACGGTCAAGGGCTCGGACGAGCACACCGACTGCCTCTCCGCCGCCACCGACTGCGCCGTGGTCACCAGAAACGACCACACGCGCTCCAGCGACCGCGGGCAGGACAAGTTCGTCCCGGTCACCTTCAGCGGCCAGACCGGCGACCCCGGCTCGGGCGGTTCCGGTGGTTCGGGAAGCGGTTCCGGTAACGGCTCGGGCAGCGGCTCCGGTGACTCCGGCAACAACAGCACCGGCAACGGTGCCGGCGGCAACTCCAGCGGCTCCGGCAGCGGCAGCAGCGCGGGCGGTTCGGGTTCGGGCGGCGGCAGCTCCCTGCCCACCACCGGCACAGCCCTGACCGGCCTGGTCCTGGCCGCCGCGGTGGCCGTCCTGGCGGGCGCCGTGGCGATGTTCGCCGCACGCCGCCGCACCGGCGAGGACCCGGCCACCACGGCCTAG